In one window of Streptomyces sp. NBC_01224 DNA:
- a CDS encoding IS630 family transposase, whose translation MSVSAGVPAPRRGPKLEPLLLSVDERAVLERWARRATSAQAVALRARIVLACAGPDVPPIVVVARDLRVAADTVRKWRRRFLAARLDGLMDEPRPGRPPTISVDQVEAVVVSTLEEMPKNATHWSRKSMADRSGLSKSTVGRIWRKFHLKPHLTDTFKLSADPLFVEKVHDVVGLYFNPPEGAVVLSVDEKSQIQALDRSQPVLPMMPGMPERRTHDYVRNGLTTLFAAFDVATGEVITSLHRRHRAAEFKKFLIKIEKEVPGHLQVHLICDNYGTHKTPAIKAWLAKHPRFHLHFTPTSSSWINQVERWFGFLADQKIRRGSHKSVRSLEADIRAWVKEWNENPTPFIWTKTADEILDSLARFCRRISGAGH comes from the coding sequence ATGAGTGTTTCTGCGGGTGTGCCCGCACCGCGTCGTGGTCCGAAGCTGGAACCGTTGTTGTTGTCCGTTGACGAGCGTGCGGTGCTGGAGCGTTGGGCCCGGCGGGCGACGTCTGCGCAGGCGGTGGCGTTACGGGCGCGGATCGTGCTGGCGTGTGCAGGCCCTGACGTTCCGCCGATTGTTGTGGTGGCGCGGGATCTTCGGGTAGCGGCGGATACGGTCCGCAAGTGGCGTCGGCGGTTCCTGGCCGCCCGGCTGGACGGGTTGATGGACGAGCCCCGGCCGGGTCGACCGCCCACCATCAGCGTCGACCAGGTAGAGGCCGTCGTGGTCAGCACGTTGGAGGAGATGCCGAAGAACGCCACGCACTGGTCGCGCAAGTCGATGGCCGACCGCAGCGGGCTGTCGAAGTCGACCGTGGGCCGAATCTGGCGCAAGTTCCATCTCAAGCCTCATCTGACGGACACCTTCAAACTGTCGGCGGACCCCTTGTTCGTGGAGAAGGTCCACGACGTGGTCGGGCTGTACTTCAATCCGCCCGAAGGGGCGGTGGTGCTGTCGGTGGACGAGAAGTCGCAGATCCAGGCGCTGGACCGGTCTCAGCCGGTGCTGCCGATGATGCCGGGCATGCCCGAGCGTCGCACCCACGACTACGTCCGCAACGGTCTGACCACCCTCTTCGCGGCCTTCGACGTCGCGACCGGCGAAGTCATCACCTCGCTGCACCGTCGGCACCGGGCAGCGGAGTTCAAGAAGTTCCTCATCAAGATCGAAAAGGAGGTTCCCGGGCACCTCCAGGTCCACCTGATCTGCGATAACTACGGCACCCACAAGACGCCCGCCATCAAGGCATGGCTGGCCAAACACCCCCGATTCCACCTGCACTTCACCCCTACCAGTTCGTCCTGGATCAACCAGGTGGAGAGGTGGTTCGGCTTCCTCGCCGACCAGAAGATCCGCCGCGGCTCCCACAAAAGCGTGCGTTCCCTGGAAGCCGACATCCGTGCGTGGGTAAAGGAGTGGAACGAAAACCCAACACCATTCATCTGGACCAAGACGGCCGACGAGATCCTCGACTCCCTCGCCCGCTTCTGCCGACGGATCTCCGGCGCAGGACACTAG